From the Phyllobacterium zundukense genome, one window contains:
- a CDS encoding urate hydroxylase PuuD, which produces MYEFAIAWDWLNFAFRWVHVITGIAWIGSSFYFVALDLGLRQRPGLPAGAHGEEWQVHGGGFYHIQKYLVAPEQMPEHLTWFKWESYATWLSGFAMLCIVYYAGADLYLIDPHVLDVSRPVAIAISLASIFGGWIAYDLICKSPLGRNDTRLMVLLYFILVFVAWGYTHLFTGRAAFLHLGAFTATIMSANVFMIIIPNQKKVVADLIAGKVPDPALGNQAKQRSTHNNYLTLPVLFLMLSNHYPLAFGTQYNWIIASLVFLMGVTIRHWFNTRHARKGEPTWTWLVTAILFIIIMWLSTVPKILSGDTEDKISAVQKPFIAAEAFPKVRDAILGRCSMCHAKEPGWEGIIVPPKGVILETDSQIAAHAREIYLQAGRSHAMPPANVSGITDEERRLLASWYETTVQGGTVQ; this is translated from the coding sequence ATGTACGAATTCGCTATTGCCTGGGACTGGTTGAATTTTGCCTTTCGCTGGGTGCATGTCATCACAGGCATTGCCTGGATCGGCTCATCCTTCTATTTCGTGGCGCTGGATCTCGGTCTGCGTCAACGCCCCGGGCTTCCTGCCGGAGCCCATGGCGAGGAATGGCAGGTCCATGGTGGCGGCTTCTATCACATCCAGAAATATCTGGTGGCGCCCGAGCAGATGCCCGAGCACCTGACCTGGTTCAAATGGGAGTCCTATGCGACCTGGCTGTCGGGCTTTGCCATGCTCTGCATCGTCTACTATGCGGGCGCCGATCTCTATCTGATCGATCCGCATGTGCTGGACGTTTCGCGGCCTGTCGCCATCGCGATTTCACTTGCCTCTATCTTTGGCGGCTGGATCGCCTACGACCTCATCTGCAAGTCGCCGCTTGGCAGAAACGACACGCGGCTGATGGTTCTGCTTTATTTCATCCTGGTCTTCGTGGCGTGGGGCTATACACACCTCTTCACGGGACGCGCTGCATTCCTGCACCTTGGAGCATTCACCGCAACGATCATGTCCGCCAACGTGTTCATGATCATTATCCCCAATCAGAAGAAAGTCGTGGCAGACCTGATCGCTGGAAAGGTCCCGGATCCGGCGCTCGGCAATCAGGCAAAGCAGCGTTCGACGCACAACAACTACCTGACCTTGCCGGTGCTGTTCCTGATGTTGTCGAACCATTATCCGCTGGCGTTCGGCACGCAGTACAACTGGATCATCGCGTCGCTGGTCTTCCTGATGGGCGTCACGATCCGCCATTGGTTCAACACCCGCCATGCCCGCAAGGGTGAGCCGACCTGGACCTGGCTCGTGACCGCCATCCTCTTTATCATCATCATGTGGTTGTCGACCGTGCCGAAGATCTTGTCAGGCGATACTGAAGATAAAATCTCGGCAGTCCAAAAGCCATTCATTGCCGCCGAAGCCTTTCCCAAGGTACGCGATGCCATTCTTGGCCGGTGCTCGATGTGCCACGCGAAGGAACCTGGCTGGGAGGGGATCATCGTTCCGCCGAAAGGCGTGATACTAGAGACAGATAGCCAGATCGCCGCGCATGCGCGCGAAATCTATCTGCAGGCTGGGCGCTCGCATGCGATGCCGCCCGCCAATGTCAGC